The following coding sequences are from one uncultured Bacteroides sp. window:
- a CDS encoding AAA family ATPase translates to MDKQANYIKRIEIDNLWGRFNIAWDLRPDVNILSGINGVGKTTILNRSVNYLDFLTGEVKSDEKNGVRVFFDTPEAESIPYNVIRSYDRPLIMGDFTAHMADKNVKSELDWQLYLLQRRYLDYQVNVGNRMIEMLASEDEDQRKAAACLSYPKKRFQDMIDHLFSYTRKKIDRKRNDIAFHQDEELLFSYKLSSGEKQMLLILLTTLVQDNRHCVLFMDEPEASLHIEWQQKLIGMVRELNPNVQIILTTHSPAVIMEGWLDAVTEVSDISTQIGNQ, encoded by the coding sequence CTTATGGGGACGATTTAATATTGCGTGGGATTTACGTCCGGATGTAAATATTCTATCCGGTATTAATGGAGTTGGAAAAACAACCATTTTGAATCGCTCGGTTAACTATTTAGATTTTCTTACAGGAGAAGTTAAGAGTGATGAGAAAAATGGAGTGCGTGTTTTCTTTGATACTCCTGAAGCTGAATCAATACCCTATAATGTTATCCGCAGTTATGATCGTCCTTTGATAATGGGCGATTTTACAGCACATATGGCAGATAAAAATGTGAAATCTGAACTAGATTGGCAATTATATTTGTTACAACGACGTTATCTTGATTATCAAGTGAATGTAGGTAATCGGATGATTGAAATGCTTGCTAGTGAAGATGAAGACCAGCGTAAAGCTGCTGCGTGTTTATCATATCCTAAAAAGCGTTTTCAAGATATGATTGATCATTTATTTAGTTATACTCGGAAAAAGATAGATAGAAAACGTAACGATATTGCTTTTCATCAAGATGAGGAGTTGCTTTTTTCTTATAAGCTTTCTTCAGGTGAAAAACAAATGTTGCTTATTTTACTTACAACTTTAGTTCAGGACAATAGACATTGTGTCCTTTTTATGGATGAGCCGGAAGCTTCACTACACATTGAGTGGCAACAAAAACTAATAGGTATGGTTAGGGAGTTAAATCCCAATGTCCAGATTATTTTGACTACCCATTCGCCTGCTGTAATCATGGAAGGTTGGTTAGATGCTGTAACAGAGGTTAGTGATATTTCTACTCAGATAGGAAATCAATAA
- a CDS encoding DUF4435 domain-containing protein — MAKTLIENLSSSYFKAANQLYPQKTKHKIVAYVESYDDVAFWRMVLEEFETDEYYFEVMLPSATSLSKGKKMVLMNTLNVDELGSNMIACVDSDYDFLLQGATATSRKINNSKYVFQTYVYAIENYFCYADGLHEVCVQSTLNDKRLFDFDDFMKRYSQIAYPLFLWSVWFYRQHDTHTFPMNDFNSYVRIRNFNFRHPEYTLEKMEKDVSAKLSKLQRHFPQFVVKVDDLSEELKLLGLFPETTYLYIQGHHIMDNVVMKLLNPVCAVLRREREEEIKRLAEHEEQYHNELTSYENSQINIEVMLRRNGKYKELYLYKQLQADVRDFIGSK, encoded by the coding sequence ATGGCTAAAACATTAATAGAAAATCTTAGTTCATCTTATTTTAAGGCTGCTAATCAGCTTTATCCTCAAAAGACGAAACATAAGATTGTGGCATATGTTGAAAGCTATGACGATGTTGCTTTCTGGAGAATGGTTTTGGAAGAATTTGAAACGGATGAATATTATTTTGAGGTAATGCTTCCATCGGCTACTTCCTTATCTAAAGGGAAAAAGATGGTGCTTATGAATACCTTGAATGTAGATGAATTAGGCAGCAATATGATCGCTTGTGTAGATAGTGATTATGATTTCCTTTTACAAGGTGCAACAGCTACTTCTCGTAAAATAAATAATAGTAAATATGTTTTTCAAACATATGTTTATGCGATTGAAAATTATTTTTGTTATGCGGATGGTTTACATGAAGTCTGTGTGCAGTCTACTCTGAATGATAAGCGGCTTTTTGATTTTGATGATTTTATGAAGCGATATTCGCAAATTGCTTATCCATTGTTTTTATGGTCTGTGTGGTTTTATCGGCAGCATGATACGCATACTTTCCCTATGAATGATTTCAATTCTTATGTGAGAATACGTAATTTTAATTTCCGACATCCGGAATATACTCTAGAAAAAATGGAAAAAGATGTTTCTGCTAAACTTTCTAAGTTGCAAAGGCATTTCCCTCAATTTGTTGTTAAGGTGGATGATTTGTCGGAGGAGTTAAAATTGTTGGGCTTATTCCCTGAAACGACTTATCTTTATATACAAGGTCATCATATAATGGATAATGTTGTGATGAAATTACTGAATCCTGTTTGCGCAGTGCTTAGGCGTGAACGTGAAGAAGAAATAAAACGCCTGGCTGAGCATGAAGAGCAATATCATAATGAATTGACGAGCTATGAAAATAGTCAAATAAACATAGAAGTAATGCTTCGTAGAAATGGAAAATATAAAGAACTTTATCTTTATAAACAATTGCAGGCAGACGTGAGAGATTTTATAGGTAGCAAATAG